The Chitinophagales bacterium region GTGGACAATAGCACGCACGTTACGTATGTATCCGGGCCAGATAGAAATGACGTTCAAAGGGCAACCGGCAGAACTATACAGCCTGTTGCTGTTAAGGAGACGGATAAGCCCGGCCAACAATTAAGTAATGATCAGCTCAGAATTTATCGTCCACAAATTCAGAAATCAACTGGCAATCAAACTCCTGCTCCAAAAAAACTGGTTAACATCCAGGATGTAAAACCTGTTTCTGAAAGAGGTCAGAAGCAAGAAGGCAATAATGTAAATGACAACAGGCAATTGGAAAATGGTAAGAGTATTGATTATGGAAAAAACATAGATAATTCCACGCCGGTTAACAATGGAACAAATGATGACAGGGGAAAGAGTATAGATAATAGCAAGGAGATAAATAAGGAAAAGAATATTAATGAAGAACGAAATAATAACCCCCGCAATCCTCCTGATGCGGAAAAAAAGCAACTACCAGCTCCGCGCGAAAATTCAGCTCCTGCTACGTCGCCGTCAAATGGTAATAATGATCCCCGGACTCCAGTAAATAACAATCCCCGTCCGGTTATGCCATCTACCCAGGATCAAACTCCGGTCGCCTTGCCTCCATACAATAGTAACGAGGTGCGCCCTGATGGTGTAAATCAAAACGAAAATAATACAGTTATTGCCCCGGCAGATAATACCAGCAAGGCGCCTGTATTGCCACCTAAGCCTCTGACCCGAAAAGAAAAGAGAAGGGAAAAGCCAAAAAATAATCCTTAAAATTTAATTTTCAACCTTAAAAAATCTCTTCATCTGAGCAGATGAGGAGATTTTTTTTTTAGACTTCAATTATTTTTTCAAGATTTATAAGGTTGCGCCTTTATTGAAAACTTTTACCGGCATAGTCAACAGTAATAGATTCTCTATGTTTATTTACGTTCGAATAAAAAGTTAAAACTGTAGTTTATTTATGGCTGACAAAAACACTGTTTTGATTATTGGAGCGGGTGCCGCAGGTCTTACTGCGGCACGCGAGCTGTGCAGGAAGGGAAATAAGGTTACCATTTTAGAAGCCCGTAACCGTGCTGGTGGAAGAATAGAAACTGTGCAAAATGATACATTTTCCACTCCCACTGAATTAGGCGCAGAATTTATACATGGTGATTTGCCTTCTACAATGAGATTATTAAAAGAGGCGAATATTTCGTACTACCCTATAACAGGAAAAATATTTCAATCTAAGCAGGGGAAATTTGAGCGGCAAGATGACTTTATTGAAGACTGGAAGATGTTTGAAAAGAGCCTAAAGAAATTAAAGCGCGATATAACTGTATCAGATTTTCTTGAAAAATATTTAGATGAGGAAAAGCACAAGGCTCTAAAAAATTCAGTGCAGCGGTTTGTGGAAGGGTATGATGCCGCGGATATCAGCAGAGCCAGCACTTTTGCTTTGCGCGAGGAGTGGTTAAGCGATGATGATAATTCACAATACAGAGTGAAAGGTGGATATAAAAAAATTATTGATTTCCTTGCTAATGAAAGTCTTTCAGCCGGATGTACCATTCATTTTAGTTCTGTAGTAAAAACAATTAATTGGGAGCATGGCAAAGTTTCTATTGTAACAAGTAAAAATGAAGAATACACTGCGCGAAAAGTAATTATAACAGTTCCATTAGGAATTCTTCAGCAGAATATTTCTTCACCCGATGCCATCATTTTTAATCCTGAAGTGCCTAAAAAAATAAAGGCCGCCCGATCAATAGGATATGGCTCTGTAATTAAAATTCTATTGCAGTTCAGAACGATATTCTGGCAAGAAGATGACTTTAAAAAGCCCGCAGGTAAAAATTTAAAGGATATGGGTTTCCTTTTTTCAGATGCAACTATTCCTACCTGGTGGACACAGCTTCCTTTAAAATCACCTTTGCTTACTGGCTGGTTAGCGGGTCCGAATTCAGAAAAATATAAGGATTCGGAAGATAAAATAATTCTGGATCTGGCAATAGATTCACTCGCTTTTATCTTTATGGCAAACCGTGATAAGATTAAAGATAACCTTGAAGGATGGCAAGTAGCAAACTGGTTAGCTGATCCTTTTTCAAAAGGCGCTTACGCTTATGCAACCTTGAATACCAATAAAGCGAGGAAAGAACTTGTGAAGCCAGTTAAAAATACCTTATTTTTTGCAGGCGAAGCGCTCTATGAAGGAGCCGAAATAGGAACCGCAGAGGCTGCTTTTACAAGCGGATTAAACGTTGCGGAGCAAGTATTAAAGAAAAGAATTTAACGTCACAGAATTTATTTCTGGTCTCCAAACTTATAAGTCAAGCCAACTCCAAATCCCTCTTTAACCTGAGTTCTTGGGCCTGCTGTGCCTTTCTGTGATCCATCCTCATTATAGTCTTTAATAATTACATCATTATCGTAAATTATATTCGTAAAAAATGAAGCGGTAATCCATTTGTTCACTTTCATATTCAGATAGAGATCATAATTTATGTCTGTATTTTTTTGGTAAGAATTAAAAAGAGAGAGCTTGGTTGCAAGATTCACATTTTTCATAATATCTTTTTGCAAAGCGGCAGTAAACAGTGCACCAAATTCTGCACGGGATTTATCTCCGTGTGAAATAAGATTACCGTCCGAATCGTAAATTGCCGGATCGGTTCCATACAGGCTGGCACCGTGTATTACCAGATCAGCAACCTCCTGGTTCCATACAAAAGTAAATTTGGCCGTGGCAGGTGAAAGATAAAAGGAAAGATAGCTTACAGGTTTCCACTCCACACCGATAGAAGCAAGCACATAAGCAGGGGCCATAAAATCAGATGTAACCGTATCAAACGCTGGATTGTAACCGGGAGCAAACTGAGTTTGAAAATTGATCAGCCCGGTCAGGTATACATTTTTAGCTATCTCATGACCATATTTCGTTTGCAGCTCAAGGTGGTCGGTATTTTTTCTCAACTTCTTTTCATACTGCTGTTTAATAACTCCATAGTTTGCATTCAGGTAATTTTCCCATAGGTTTTTTCCACTCTTATAATTGATATATCCATTCGCAATAATGGTCAGCGCAAAGGAATTAACACCTCCGGCTGCCCAATGGCTAAAGGCCGATTGATTCAAAAGCAATGAACCAAATCCGCCTTTCTTCCAGGAAGTATCAACAGAGCTATTTTGAGAAAATGCAAATGCCGAAATGAAAACCAAAAGAAAAACACAGACAGCTAATTTTTTCATAAAATGATTTATTTCAAAAGTCAACCAATTATTTTTTTAAGAGATCCCGGATCTCCATAAGCAGCTTTTCTTCAGTAGAAGGCGCAGGCGGAACAGCTGCAGGAACTTCAGCCTGTTTTTTATGAATGGAATTCAGTGCTTTAATGATGATAAATAAGGCAAAACCGATTATCAAAAATTCAATAGTGGCCTGAATAAACATTCCCCAGTTTATGGTATTGGCAGGTGTTTTCACTGATCCGTCAGGGTTCAATACAGCGGCTTTCAGAACAACTTTCTGATCAGAAAAATTCATGCCACCGGTTATAAAACCGAGAACCGGCATTAAAATATCATTTACCAGGCTGTTGACAATTCTGCCAAAGGCAGCACCTATAATAATACCAACAGCTAAATCAATCACATTTCCCCTTAAAATAAATGCCCTGAATTCTTTTAACATATGTGGTTATATTTCGACAAATATACTAGTTATCAGATACTATTGAATTTATCTATGGCATGGGAATAATAAGATTTGCTATTCATACCTGAGCAGGCAATTCTTTAAATGCATGATCTCCTGCTGCAAATTTTCAACGCGCTTTAACAGATGTGTTATGGCTTCAATTCCTTCTATATTAATTGCCAGGTCGTAATGCAGCCGAACCATTTTCTCCAATTTTTTAAGCTCTTCCGCCGGAATAAAAATCGATCCGTCCTGCACCGTAGCCGTTATTAGTTCATATTTCTGCAAAGAAGTGATGAAGGAAAGATCAATTTGATGATTACTACAAAATTGATCTGCACGAATTAAATCTGTGGAAGACATGCTCTAACAATTTTATTATGATTTAGCTAATTCTACAAATAAGGCTTTTTGGTTTTCCGTTAAATTGGTAGGAATTTTTACGGAGTAGGTTATATATAAATCACCAAATTGTCCGTCTTTTTTATAGATGGGAAATCCCTTCCCTTTAAGCTTTATTTTTTCCCCGATTTGTGTTTCGGGCTTCACTCTCAATTTTACTTTTCCATCCAATGTATCTACAGTTATTTCACCACCCAGCACAGCCGTGTAAAGGTTCAGATCGACAGTAGTATAAAGATCATTCCCTGATCTTCTGAATTTTTGATCATTGGAAATTAAAAATTTGATATACAAGTCTCCACTGGGACCACCGTTTATTCCAGGCGCACCGTATCCGCTAATCCTGATTACCTGACCGTTTTCTATTCCTGCAGGAACTGTAATGCGAATGTTTTTTGCGTTTACTGTTAAAGTTTGCGAATGCGTTTTATAGGCGTCAACCAGGTTAAGCTGTACTTCCGCATTGTAATCCTGGCCCCTGAATTTTACCTGCCTGTTTCTGTTAGAATTACCAAACATGGACTCGAAAAAATCTGAAAAACCTCCCTCGTTTCCGCTATCTGCATAAGTATATTCACTCCTGTTTGCTGATTGCCTGTTTGATTGACGAGATTTTTCATATTGCTCAGCATGCTGCCAGTCACTGCCATACTCATCATACTTCTGTCGCTTGCCCGGGTCACTCAACACTTCATTAGCTTCATTTATCTCCTGAAACTTTTTCTTAGCGTCTTTATTATCAGCATTCAGATCGGGATGGAATTTTCTTGCAAGCTTTCTGTATGCACTCTTTATTTCTTCCGGCTTTGCATTCTTATCTACGCCTAAAGTTTTATAATAATCTATAAATGCCATTAATAAATTTTTAAAAATTACTTAATGCATAATTTTTTTGACAATTAAGTTATGGGTCACATTGCTTCAGATAGCAATTGCTTATGAATAGACATACCTGCAGCAATGCCTTCAGCACATGCTTCCGAAACCATCATAACATCCACCGTACTATCACCCGCCGAAAAGATGCCGCGAATGCTGGTTTCCTGTTTTTTATTTGTACAAACCACACCCTTCGGAGTAAGCTTACACTTCAGATTTACAGGAATATCACTGCGTAATCTTTTATGTGAATCGAAAAACAATACATCACATTTCACTTCTTGATTATTTTCTAAAATAATGGCTTGCAATAATTTTCCTTTTCCTTTCAGGGCTATAATTTTTTCCCTGAAACAGGTAATATTATTATTGTCAAGCAGCTGCTGGTATTCACCATTCAATTTTTTTCCTTCATAAAACAGTATTACCCTGTCACTCCAGCTCGTGAGTGCATATGCGTAGTTTACTCCCTTTTTGCCGGCACCAATTACGCCCACAATTTTTCCCTTCTGCTCATATCCATCGCAATAGGGACAATGTAATACAGAGGACCCGTAGAATTTTTTAATTTCAGGAATAGAAGGCAGAATGTCCCTTACTCCTGTTGCAAGAAGTATTTTACTCGCGGTGTATTTTTTCATTAAGGCATCTTCAATTTCAAAAAATTGTGGTCCCTGTATTACCCGTGTGGCTTTAGCGTATTGGATCTTTACATCATATTTCATTACATCTTTCTGAAGCTGCTTCAGATAAACAGCGGGTTTTATACCATCAAAACCAGGCAGGGCATGAATGCCTGAAGAAGCTGCATTCCGGTAATCCTGAGAGTCCAAAACCATCACTTTTCTTCTGCAACGCGCCAAAATTAATGCTGCGCTTAAACCTGCCGGGCCTCCTCCAATTATAATTACATCCCACTCAGCTTGTTTCCCTTTCATAGTATGTTCTAATGGCAGGCGAAGTTAAATAGAATAAGAGTTCAAAGATGGATTTTGATGCATATTCACCCGGGGGATTCCTTAATAATAAACAAGCCCCACAACTGAAAATCAAATTATGGCTGCTAACCATACATAAAGCAAGAAGCACTGCAGATAATCAGCAGTGCTTCTTAAAAAAAGAGATAAAATTATTGTTTATTAAACGTAATGGTATAGGTATAGTTGATTCCGTTAGTAACCTCAGAATAAGAAGCTTTTAATGTGTTATCATCTAATTGAATTATAGAATAACTGGTGGTGTTATCTAAGGTTAAAACGGTTTCATCGCTGTTAAATGACCAAACTCCGGTAGTGGTTTGAGGATCGATTTGATTACATTTTAATCCATCTTCATCTATTGTATAAGTCTTATTAGTGCTGAAAGTGTAAATATCATCTTTGTTGCAATCTGCAAGCTGCGAATAAAAATCTGTGATTACAGTGCCATTTACATCAATACCCGGACTTACAGTTAAGGCAACAACCTTCCATGATTTATTGGTTAACCTCTCGGTATTGGATACCTTATCTTTTTTACAACCTACAGAAAAAATGATAAGGAGGACAAAAAGAAAAGGCGAGATGCTGTTTAAGGTAAATTTTGATTTCATGTGAGCAGTCTTTAATAATTGTTTAGGAGTGAATTTTGGTTAAAAAGTCGTCAAAGGTATAATAATATGATTTTAGAATAAAAAAAACTTCTTCTTTTTATTTAGAGCTATACGATAATGTTTATTCTTTCTATAGGTATTTTTCATCGTTAAAAGGATAATATTCTACAGCATGTTGCTGAATAATAATATTTTGAAAAACAGGAAAAACCGGACAGTTGAAACCTTTAAAATTACCACATGGGAAAATCGAGATTGGAAGCATTCAGTGATGGCGTACTTGCTATTATAATTACAATAATGGTGTTGGAAATGAAAGTGCCGCATACGGGAGATCTTGCTTCCCTGAAACCGGTAGTGCCGGTATTTATCAGTTACATATTAAGCTTTATCAATATCGGGATTTACTGGAACAATCACCACCATATGCTCCATGCCGCTGATCAGGTAAATGGCAAGGTATTATGGGCAA contains the following coding sequences:
- a CDS encoding FAD-dependent oxidoreductase, with product MADKNTVLIIGAGAAGLTAARELCRKGNKVTILEARNRAGGRIETVQNDTFSTPTELGAEFIHGDLPSTMRLLKEANISYYPITGKIFQSKQGKFERQDDFIEDWKMFEKSLKKLKRDITVSDFLEKYLDEEKHKALKNSVQRFVEGYDAADISRASTFALREEWLSDDDNSQYRVKGGYKKIIDFLANESLSAGCTIHFSSVVKTINWEHGKVSIVTSKNEEYTARKVIITVPLGILQQNISSPDAIIFNPEVPKKIKAARSIGYGSVIKILLQFRTIFWQEDDFKKPAGKNLKDMGFLFSDATIPTWWTQLPLKSPLLTGWLAGPNSEKYKDSEDKIILDLAIDSLAFIFMANRDKIKDNLEGWQVANWLADPFSKGAYAYATLNTNKARKELVKPVKNTLFFAGEALYEGAEIGTAEAAFTSGLNVAEQVLKKRI
- a CDS encoding DUF3078 domain-containing protein — encoded protein: MKKLAVCVFLLVFISAFAFSQNSSVDTSWKKGGFGSLLLNQSAFSHWAAGGVNSFALTIIANGYINYKSGKNLWENYLNANYGVIKQQYEKKLRKNTDHLELQTKYGHEIAKNVYLTGLINFQTQFAPGYNPAFDTVTSDFMAPAYVLASIGVEWKPVSYLSFYLSPATAKFTFVWNQEVADLVIHGASLYGTDPAIYDSDGNLISHGDKSRAEFGALFTAALQKDIMKNVNLATKLSLFNSYQKNTDINYDLYLNMKVNKWITASFFTNIIYDNDVIIKDYNEDGSQKGTAGPRTQVKEGFGVGLTYKFGDQK
- the mscL gene encoding large-conductance mechanosensitive channel protein MscL, which encodes MLKEFRAFILRGNVIDLAVGIIIGAAFGRIVNSLVNDILMPVLGFITGGMNFSDQKVVLKAAVLNPDGSVKTPANTINWGMFIQATIEFLIIGFALFIIIKALNSIHKKQAEVPAAVPPAPSTEEKLLMEIRDLLKK
- a CDS encoding chaperone modulator CbpM, yielding MSSTDLIRADQFCSNHQIDLSFITSLQKYELITATVQDGSIFIPAEELKKLEKMVRLHYDLAINIEGIEAITHLLKRVENLQQEIMHLKNCLLRYE
- a CDS encoding J domain-containing protein, with translation MAFIDYYKTLGVDKNAKPEEIKSAYRKLARKFHPDLNADNKDAKKKFQEINEANEVLSDPGKRQKYDEYGSDWQHAEQYEKSRQSNRQSANRSEYTYADSGNEGGFSDFFESMFGNSNRNRQVKFRGQDYNAEVQLNLVDAYKTHSQTLTVNAKNIRITVPAGIENGQVIRISGYGAPGINGGPSGDLYIKFLISNDQKFRRSGNDLYTTVDLNLYTAVLGGEITVDTLDGKVKLRVKPETQIGEKIKLKGKGFPIYKKDGQFGDLYITYSVKIPTNLTENQKALFVELAKS
- a CDS encoding NAD(P)/FAD-dependent oxidoreductase, yielding MKGKQAEWDVIIIGGGPAGLSAALILARCRRKVMVLDSQDYRNAASSGIHALPGFDGIKPAVYLKQLQKDVMKYDVKIQYAKATRVIQGPQFFEIEDALMKKYTASKILLATGVRDILPSIPEIKKFYGSSVLHCPYCDGYEQKGKIVGVIGAGKKGVNYAYALTSWSDRVILFYEGKKLNGEYQQLLDNNNITCFREKIIALKGKGKLLQAIILENNQEVKCDVLFFDSHKRLRSDIPVNLKCKLTPKGVVCTNKKQETSIRGIFSAGDSTVDVMMVSEACAEGIAAGMSIHKQLLSEAM
- a CDS encoding DUF5004 domain-containing protein, producing the protein MKSKFTLNSISPFLFVLLIIFSVGCKKDKVSNTERLTNKSWKVVALTVSPGIDVNGTVITDFYSQLADCNKDDIYTFSTNKTYTIDEDGLKCNQIDPQTTTGVWSFNSDETVLTLDNTTSYSIIQLDDNTLKASYSEVTNGINYTYTITFNKQ